The following coding sequences lie in one Arachis hypogaea cultivar Tifrunner chromosome 9, arahy.Tifrunner.gnm2.J5K5, whole genome shotgun sequence genomic window:
- the LOC112710473 gene encoding 28 kDa ribonucleoprotein, chloroplastic — protein MKMAALESSLRVLAGGVHPSWCTNNRKAPQTISIRLLRTRVCTSVASSTSTSTATTPTPLHFQHELLQHTTNLKKLYASNLPWSLSPADVKALFSQCGTVTDVEMIKNKDGGLTGFAFITMSSAQEAQAAIHKFHSLQISGRTIKVELAKRFKKPRPPGPPAGETRHKIYASNLAWKVRSGHLREFVTENFREPVSARVVFDSSSGRCAGYGFVSFVTKEEAEDAISSLDGKELMGRAVRLKFSRKTIEEADTDSGKEEQGYHDQLEAP, from the exons ATGAAAATGGCAGCTTTAGAATCAAGTCTGAGAGTGTTAGCAGGAGGAGTTCATCCTTCTTGGTGCACCAACAACAGAAAAGCACCCCAAACCATATCCATAAGGCTCCTACGCACACGTGTCTGCACCTCTGTTGCTTCTTCCACTTCCACTTCCACTGCCACTACCCCTACACCTTTGCATTTCCAACATGAACTTCTCCAGCACACCACAAACCTCAAGAAGCTTTACGCCTCTAACTTGCCCTGGTCACTCTCCCCCGCCGACGTCAAGGCTCTCTTTTCTCAATGCGGAACGGTTACCGATGTTGAG ATGATAAAGAACAAGGATGGTGGATTGACTGGCTTCGCCTTCATTACCATGTCTTCTGCCCAAGAGGCTCAGGCTGCTATTCATAAATTCCACTCTCTT CAAATATCAGGCCGGACAATTAAAGTAGAGCTTGCAAAGAGATTTAAGAAACCCCGTCCTCCAGGTCCTCCTGCTGGAGAGACGCGTCATAAAATTTATGCATCCAATCTTGCTTGGAAAGTAAGATCTGGCCATCTCAGAGAATTCGTCACTGAGAATTTTAGAGAACCAGTTTCAGCCAGAGTTGTGTTCGATAGTTCTTCTGGAAGATGTGCTGGGTATGgatttgtttcttttgttacaaAGGAGGAAGCAGAGGATGCCATTTCTTCTTTGGATGGGAAG GAATTAATGGGGCGAGCGGTTCGCCTAAAATTTAGCcgaaagaccattgaagaagctgaTACTGATAGTGGCAAAGAAGAGCAGGGTTATCATGATCAATTGGAAGCACCATAA